A DNA window from Helianthus annuus cultivar XRQ/B chromosome 15, HanXRQr2.0-SUNRISE, whole genome shotgun sequence contains the following coding sequences:
- the LOC110913589 gene encoding uncharacterized protein LOC110913589, giving the protein MVRVCEIDLIPSRRDEKKFKRQHEAARKDVERAFCVLKSKWGVLSRPMRARSIRKNRNVVYTCIILHNMILKDDGNAIAPVHIRDPPVEPALDDTLLDELMDEDTHWRLKHDLVNHLASQDLPHLLVDSDED; this is encoded by the coding sequence atggtccgtgtttgtgaaatcGATCTCATACCCTCACGAAGAGACGAAAagaagttcaagaggcaacacgaggcggCAAGAAAAGACGTCGAACGGGCTTTTTGTGTTTTGAAGTCGAAATGGGGTGTATTGAGTCGGCCGATGCGAGCAAGAAGCATTAGAAAAAATAGGAATGTTGTGTACACGTgtattattttacacaacatgattttaAAAGACGACGGAAACGCAATAGCACCGGTACACATTCGGGATCCTCCGGTCGAGCCCGCTCTAGACGATACGCTGTTGGACGAGCTGATGGATGAAGacacgcattggagactaaaacacgatctcgtgaATCATCTCGCAAGTCAAGATTTACCTCACCTGTTGGTCGATTCCGACGAAGACTAG
- the LOC110911384 gene encoding probable serine/threonine-protein kinase PBL3, whose translation MELMNATRNFRPDSLLGEGGFGYVFKGWIDELTRLATKPGSGMAIAVKKLKPEGFQGHKEWLTEVTYLSQLHHPNLVKLIGYCSEGHNRLLVYEYMPKGSLENHLFRKGPQPLPWATRLKVAIGAARGLAFLHDAKDQIIYRDFKASNILLDADFNAKLTDFGLAKAGPTGDKTHVSTQVMGTHGYAAPEYVATGRLTAKSDVHSFGVVLLELLSGRRAVDKGKVGVEQDLVDWTKPYLGDKRKLFRIMDTRLEGQYPQKGAYTAATLASQCLNKEPKARPRMSEILASLEELQDAKNASKDHRTLSSPVPRSPVGHHRQRRSTPTASPLPTP comes from the exons ATGGAGTTAATGAACGCCACGCGAAACTTTAGACCCGACAGTCTGCTAGGAGAAGGAGGGTTCGGGTACGTTTTCAAAGGATGGATTGATGAACTCACTCGTTTGGCTACGAAGCCCGGGTCTGGAATGGCGATTGCTGTCAAAAAGCTTAAACCGGAAGGTTTTCAAGGccacaaagaatggctg ACAGAAGTAACTTACCTTAGTCAGCTGCATCATCCGAATCTGGTGAAACTTATTGGCTACTGTTCAGAGGGTCATAACCGGCTTTTGGTTTATGAGTACATGCCTAAAGGAAGCTTGGAGAATCATCTTTTTAGAA AGGGTCCTCAACCACTTCCATGGGCGACAAGACTCAAAGTGGCAATAGGTGCTGCAAGAGGCCTAGCTTTCCTTCATGATGCTAAAGACCAAATTATATATCGCGATTTCAAGGCTTCGAACATCCTTCTTGATGCG GACTTTAACGCAAAACTAACCGATTTTGGATTAGCTAAAGCAGGGCCGACAGGTGATAAGACTCACGTGTCGACTCAAGTGATGGGTACACACGGGTACGCGGCCCCAGAATACGTTGCCACAGGTCGGTTAACAGCAAAGAGTGACGTACACAGCTTTGGGGTTGTTTTACTAGAACTACTATCAGGTCGCCGTGCAGTAGATAAAGGAAAAGTTGGTGTCGAGCAAGATCTTGTCGATTGGACAAAACCGTATCTAGGAGATAAACGAAAGTTGTTTAGGATCATGGATACTAGATTGGAAGGACAGTACCCTCAAAAGGGTGCCTACACTGCAGCGACACTTGCTTCACAATGTCTTAACAAAGAACCGAAAGCCAGACCGCGAATGTCTGAAATTTTAGCCAGTCTAGAAGAGCTTCAAGACGCTAAAAATGCTTCAAAAGATCACCGAACATTGTCTAGTCCAGTTCCTAGATCACCGGTGGGTCATCATCGTCAACGACGTTCAACACCCACGGCATCTCCGTTACCGACGCCGTGA